One window from the genome of Variovorax sp. PAMC26660 encodes:
- a CDS encoding type VI secretion system protein, with translation MNALLSPNVRFWLLLALCVIGFALLYAVVHDAGRGARRRALRRRIDALGMPASESGEMALDALEESMAQAQQALRRAARPRTAAPVPWLLFFGDTAANLRGLLATAHGERVPTPDHEPAASSAWWHWWLTGATVAIEIHPHAVGDAAGTPPFRGLWLQSLLLLAQRCERLPLNGLVACVGASDLLHADATELLPLAARMRRVLDEASDTLRLQLPTYLVVTGLEQLAGYATLRGALPPEVLAQVLGHRLTDPSPVIDTPAGERFDAVFNPIAQQLHGLRMGLLREQAGPAGQLAIHEFVEAVRALQPALRQFAQVLFEGHGKGSRAPRWRGIYFTASASEATGGAFVGDLFTHFLPVDQPLVRPGRPSSNTATGPL, from the coding sequence ATGAACGCCCTGCTGTCGCCCAACGTTCGCTTCTGGCTCCTGCTGGCGCTGTGCGTGATCGGTTTCGCTCTGCTGTATGCCGTGGTGCACGATGCGGGCCGCGGTGCGCGCCGCCGCGCGCTGCGGCGGCGCATCGACGCGCTGGGCATGCCGGCCAGCGAGAGCGGCGAGATGGCACTCGACGCCCTCGAGGAAAGCATGGCGCAGGCGCAGCAGGCCCTGCGTCGCGCAGCGAGGCCACGCACTGCGGCGCCCGTTCCATGGCTCCTGTTCTTCGGCGACACCGCCGCCAACCTGCGGGGCCTGCTTGCGACGGCGCACGGCGAACGCGTGCCCACACCCGATCACGAACCCGCCGCCAGCAGCGCCTGGTGGCACTGGTGGCTGACCGGCGCGACCGTGGCCATCGAGATCCATCCGCACGCGGTCGGCGACGCGGCCGGCACGCCGCCTTTTCGGGGCCTGTGGCTGCAATCGCTGCTCCTGCTGGCGCAGCGGTGCGAACGCCTGCCGCTCAACGGCCTGGTGGCGTGCGTCGGCGCGAGCGACCTGCTGCACGCGGATGCGACGGAACTGCTGCCCCTGGCCGCCAGAATGCGCCGCGTGCTCGACGAGGCCAGCGACACCTTGCGCCTGCAGTTGCCCACCTACCTCGTGGTGACCGGCCTCGAACAGCTCGCGGGCTACGCCACGCTGCGCGGTGCCTTGCCGCCCGAGGTGCTGGCGCAGGTGCTGGGCCACCGCCTGACCGATCCGTCCCCCGTCATCGACACGCCGGCCGGCGAGCGATTCGACGCCGTGTTCAATCCCATCGCGCAGCAGTTGCACGGCCTGCGCATGGGCCTGCTGCGCGAGCAGGCGGGACCTGCGGGCCAGCTCGCGATTCATGAATTCGTGGAAGCGGTGCGTGCGCTGCAGCCTGCATTGCGGCAGTTCGCGCAAGTGCTGTTCGAGGGCCACGGCAAGGGCTCGCGCGCGCCGCGCTGGCGTGGCATTTACTTCACTGCGTCGGCATCGGAGGCC